The Citrifermentans bemidjiense Bem genome window below encodes:
- a CDS encoding alginate export family protein translates to MATRPAQTDEHTFDDGTDHRRALWGVYSVFPLPAATKTKADLYYLGYYNGNAGFDQGQAKETRHSVGARLWRAEKPLDYNFEFLYQWGSFGDGEISAWTAASDTGYSAADLPFSPRFGLKADITSGDKDPNNPDLQTFNPLFPKGAYFSENGLIGPANFIDVNPSVVFHFLKNLTVTANWDFFWRESTRDGTYNNAVVLVRSGKSSSARYVGSEPQVQCEWNVQRHVSLVAIYAHFLAGPFLRESGPGDDVDYFTTWVTYKF, encoded by the coding sequence ATAGCGACCCGCCCGGCGCAGACCGACGAACACACATTCGACGACGGCACCGATCACCGTCGGGCCCTTTGGGGTGTCTACTCCGTCTTTCCCTTGCCGGCGGCTACCAAAACTAAGGCCGATCTATATTACCTCGGTTACTACAACGGCAACGCCGGGTTTGATCAGGGGCAAGCGAAGGAAACCCGCCACTCGGTGGGGGCCAGGCTTTGGCGGGCCGAGAAGCCGCTCGACTACAACTTCGAATTCCTTTACCAGTGGGGAAGTTTCGGCGACGGCGAGATCAGTGCCTGGACCGCAGCTTCTGATACCGGATACTCAGCTGCAGATCTCCCCTTTTCTCCTCGATTTGGGTTGAAAGCGGATATAACTAGCGGCGATAAGGACCCCAACAACCCCGACCTGCAAACCTTCAACCCGCTGTTCCCGAAAGGCGCCTATTTCAGCGAGAACGGGCTGATCGGTCCCGCCAACTTCATCGATGTCAATCCCTCAGTAGTATTCCACTTCCTAAAAAACCTTACCGTCACTGCCAACTGGGACTTCTTCTGGCGAGAGAGCACGCGTGACGGCACCTATAACAACGCCGTGGTTCTAGTTCGTTCGGGGAAAAGCAGCTCTGCCCGATACGTAGGGAGCGAGCCGCAGGTACAATGTGAATGGAACGTGCAACGGCATGTCAGCCTAGTAGCCATTTACGCCCACTTCCTTGCAGGACCCTTCCTGCGGGAGTCGGGGCCTGGCGACGACGTCGATTACTTTACGACCTGGGTCACTTACAAGTTTTGA
- a CDS encoding SPASM domain-containing protein produces the protein MVAREYGIKEYRLAPEVSLGRSADKPNIRKADEAGVWSKLVASLARIKENMVEGDPPLYLDARPLFGEYLYKVTGFGNFYENCTAATTMIYLDPSGNVLPCPFLKQLPPELGKLYSHIKSNNIMKSSFQNIWHSDAFETFRSYYDPGKNLFKINKECKFFKKGTCIPCAVTPCNCEASIRALKSELAPTPKTANSCESDLKFAPASASNPGPP, from the coding sequence ATGGTGGCGCGCGAGTATGGAATAAAGGAATACAGGTTGGCTCCCGAGGTGTCTTTAGGGAGATCGGCTGACAAGCCGAATATCCGGAAGGCGGATGAGGCGGGTGTATGGAGCAAGCTGGTTGCCTCGCTTGCCAGGATCAAGGAGAACATGGTCGAGGGGGACCCTCCGCTCTACTTGGATGCGAGGCCGCTGTTCGGTGAATACCTCTACAAGGTAACCGGTTTCGGAAATTTCTACGAAAATTGCACGGCCGCCACCACCATGATCTATCTCGACCCATCTGGGAATGTATTGCCATGCCCCTTCCTGAAGCAGTTACCTCCGGAACTGGGAAAGCTGTACAGCCACATCAAGTCAAACAACATCATGAAGAGTAGCTTTCAGAACATCTGGCATTCCGACGCATTTGAGACATTCCGGTCCTATTACGACCCTGGCAAGAACCTTTTCAAGATCAACAAGGAGTGCAAATTTTTCAAAAAGGGAACCTGCATCCCTTGCGCCGTGACCCCGTGCAATTGTGAGGCCTCCATCAGGGCGCTGAAGTCGGAGCTTGCCCCCACCCCCAAGACCGCGAATAGTTGTGAATCGGACTTGAAGTTTGCCCCTGCATCGGCGTCTAACCCTGGCCCACCTTAA
- a CDS encoding EamA family transporter, translating to MQSINAARAESRRGLLLIMLAAVLWGTVGISTKTIYHLASTNPLSIGFFRLVFSLPVLFSICWARQGKEMLHVSRGDLGLMTLIGLLTGSLGVKSLFLSLGGKSLFLLIYVEMRVDQLPWFRLLPALCSKLVSDPGRKVIDVVARPRLPQEGSCKEVGVNGY from the coding sequence ATGCAGTCCATAAACGCTGCCCGCGCCGAGTCGCGCCGCGGGCTACTTCTGATTATGCTTGCCGCAGTCCTGTGGGGCACTGTCGGCATTTCCACCAAAACCATCTATCACCTGGCTTCGACCAATCCCCTGTCGATCGGATTCTTCCGGCTCGTATTTTCCCTCCCTGTGTTGTTCTCGATCTGCTGGGCCAGGCAGGGTAAAGAGATGCTCCACGTTTCCCGCGGCGACTTGGGGCTGATGACGCTGATCGGGCTTTTGACCGGGAGCCTGGGGGTCAAGTCTTTATTCTTGAGCCTGGGGGGCAAGTCTTTATTCTTGCTCATATACGTCGAGATGAGAGTCGATCAGCTGCCCTGGTTTCGTTTATTGCCTGCCCTCTGCTCAAAACTTGTAAGTGACCCAGGTCGTAAAGTAATCGACGTCGTCGCCAGGCCCCGACTCCCGCAGGAAGGGTCCTGCAAGGAAGTGGGCGTAAATGGCTACTAG
- a CDS encoding transposase, whose translation MARPLRIEFPGAVYHLTSRGNEQKNVFRDDKDRTIFLDILARSCNLFNWLCHAYCLMGNHYHLIVETVDDTLSRGMRHLNGVYTQKFNWNHHSVGHVFQGRYKAILIEKESHLLEACRYVVLNPVRAKLAADPAQWRWSSYKATSGLEKPAACLTTAWILQQFDQKPTSANKKYREFVQDGINARSIWEDLRSQILLGDEDFVEQFKDIAKGVEALTEIPRDQRFLQRPDLQELFSGIDKDNKRLRKNAVIEAIEVHGYAQKDVADHLGLHYSTINRILGNKRNQDS comes from the coding sequence ATGGCGCGACCCTTACGCATTGAATTCCCTGGTGCAGTCTACCACCTCACCTCCCGCGGCAACGAACAAAAGAATGTCTTCCGCGACGACAAGGATCGCACGATCTTTCTTGATATTCTGGCAAGATCCTGCAACCTCTTCAACTGGCTCTGTCATGCATACTGCCTCATGGGGAACCACTACCACCTTATCGTTGAGACGGTGGATGACACTTTAAGCAGGGGCATGCGGCATCTAAACGGGGTCTATACTCAGAAATTCAACTGGAATCATCACAGTGTTGGTCATGTTTTCCAAGGAAGGTACAAGGCGATCCTAATCGAGAAAGAGAGCCATCTCTTAGAAGCCTGCAGATATGTCGTGTTGAATCCAGTAAGGGCAAAGCTCGCTGCAGACCCTGCTCAGTGGCGATGGAGTAGCTACAAAGCGACAAGTGGTCTTGAAAAACCAGCAGCTTGCCTTACAACAGCTTGGATCCTTCAACAGTTTGACCAAAAGCCGACCAGCGCCAACAAAAAATATAGGGAGTTCGTTCAAGACGGTATAAACGCAAGGTCGATATGGGAGGACCTCAGGTCGCAGATACTGCTGGGCGATGAGGACTTTGTTGAGCAGTTTAAAGATATAGCAAAGGGAGTAGAGGCATTGACAGAAATCCCGCGCGACCAGCGATTCTTACAGCGCCCAGATCTTCAGGAACTCTTTTCTGGAATTGATAAAGACAACAAAAGGCTGCGAAAAAACGCAGTAATAGAGGCAATAGAAGTGCATGGCTATGCACAGAAGGACGTTGCAGACCACCTGGGGTTGCACTATTCCACGATCAACCGAATCTTAGGCAATAAACGAAACCAGGACAGCTGA
- a CDS encoding winged helix-turn-helix transcriptional regulator — MIESEVVTLSDQLRRGELLSTQCPSREILKHVTSQWGVLVLVALMEGTHRFSELRRKVGGVSEKMLAQTLQYLERDGFVDRISYPVVPPHVEYSLTPLGRAIGEKVEALADWIESNLPAIMVLKRTVHPGADR, encoded by the coding sequence ATGATTGAATCCGAAGTCGTCACTCTGTCGGACCAGTTGCGCCGCGGAGAGCTGCTCTCCACACAGTGCCCGTCCCGGGAGATCCTGAAGCATGTCACCAGCCAATGGGGAGTTCTCGTGCTGGTCGCACTGATGGAAGGGACGCACCGCTTCAGCGAGCTGCGGCGCAAAGTGGGAGGAGTGAGTGAAAAGATGCTTGCGCAGACCCTCCAATATCTGGAGAGGGATGGATTCGTCGACCGGATTTCCTATCCGGTTGTGCCGCCTCACGTTGAATACTCGCTGACCCCGCTGGGAAGGGCCATAGGAGAGAAGGTAGAGGCCCTGGCAGACTGGATCGAAAGCAACCTGCCGGCCATCATGGTGCTTAAGCGGACAGTGCACCCGGGAGCGGACAGGTAG
- a CDS encoding alginate export family protein, giving the protein MTSGDKDPNNPDLQTFNPLFPKGAYFSENGLIGPANFIDVNPSVVFHFLKNLTVTANWDFFWRESTRDGIYNNAVVLVRSGKSSSARYVGSEPQVQCEWNVQRHVSLVAIYAHFLAGPFLRESGPGDDVDYFTTWVTYKF; this is encoded by the coding sequence ATAACTAGCGGCGATAAGGACCCCAACAACCCCGACCTGCAAACCTTCAACCCGCTGTTCCCGAAAGGCGCCTATTTCAGCGAGAACGGGCTGATCGGTCCCGCCAACTTCATCGATGTCAATCCCTCAGTAGTATTCCACTTCCTAAAAAACCTTACCGTCACTGCCAACTGGGACTTCTTCTGGCGAGAGAGCACGCGTGACGGCATCTATAACAACGCCGTGGTCCTAGTTCGTTCGGGGAAAAGCAGCTCTGCCCGATACGTCGGGAGCGAGCCGCAGGTACAATGTGAATGGAACGTGCAACGGCATGTCAGCCTAGTAGCCATTTACGCCCACTTCCTTGCAGGACCCTTCCTGCGGGAGTCGGGGCCTGGCGATGACGTCGATTACTTTACGACCTGGGTCACTTACAAGTTTTGA
- a CDS encoding LysR family transcriptional regulator: MDIEYLRTIITVLREKSFSKAATALNVTQSAVSHRVKFLEDHFGGRLIDRSGTELMPTDMGLRVLKKAERIVQLEDDLIEDVANLGGDRTLSIGTTVAFAVNHMSNIMNNSFLSHSEGANLKILVQHPKALLDGLKGGFFDITAIEHNGNLDFSGLKTFELPDDEMVFISNSAPELTSYDSPLSWLLDNRIIARVEGCSCRDMLSENLNKCSLQLSDFKGVIVCDDMKFMIESVLTGQGIAFVSKALVVDHLDKRRLVAHSIEGFNHFRRITVAIKQEKCNDDKIRSLLGAIVDITKIAAISPFLWLPLLQS; encoded by the coding sequence ATGGACATCGAGTATCTACGAACAATCATTACGGTATTGCGGGAAAAGAGCTTTTCCAAAGCTGCTACTGCTCTTAACGTGACCCAGTCGGCGGTTTCCCACCGGGTCAAGTTTCTCGAAGACCATTTCGGGGGGCGCCTGATCGATCGCTCCGGAACAGAGCTGATGCCCACGGATATGGGCCTGCGGGTTTTAAAAAAGGCTGAGCGGATTGTGCAACTCGAAGATGATCTCATTGAGGATGTTGCGAATTTGGGAGGGGATCGGACGCTGTCCATCGGCACCACTGTCGCGTTCGCTGTCAATCATATGTCGAACATCATGAATAATTCTTTTCTGTCTCATTCCGAAGGTGCAAATCTTAAGATTCTTGTTCAACACCCGAAAGCGCTGCTGGATGGTTTGAAAGGCGGCTTTTTCGATATCACTGCGATTGAGCACAACGGTAATCTTGATTTCTCCGGTCTCAAAACATTTGAACTCCCTGACGATGAGATGGTTTTTATCAGTAACAGTGCTCCGGAGCTTACTTCATACGACTCCCCGCTCTCCTGGTTGCTTGATAACCGGATAATCGCCCGTGTCGAAGGCTGCAGTTGCAGGGATATGCTTTCCGAAAACCTGAATAAATGCTCTCTGCAACTGAGCGATTTCAAGGGAGTGATAGTATGTGATGATATGAAATTCATGATAGAGTCTGTGCTTACTGGACAGGGGATCGCTTTTGTTTCTAAAGCCCTTGTTGTAGATCATCTAGACAAGAGACGGCTTGTGGCGCATAGCATCGAGGGATTCAATCATTTTAGAAGAATTACCGTCGCTATAAAGCAGGAGAAGTGCAATGACGACAAAATCAGGTCACTCCTTGGCGCGATTGTTGACATTACGAAAATCGCTGCGATTTCACCTTTTCTCTGGCTCCCGTTACTACAGAGTTAG
- a CDS encoding SDR family oxidoreductase: MIVVTGATGQLGRLVIASLLKKVPASRIVAAVRNPDKAKDLANLGVQVRRADYDLPESWESALVDAEKVLLISSSEVGKRIGQHRTVIDAARRAGVKLLAYTSLLRADSSPLGLAAEHVATETMIRDSGISFVMLRNGWYTENYAASIAPAVEHGTFYGSAGDGRIASAARADYAEAAVAVLTTEAEGGRVYELAGDTAYTLNEFAAEISRQYGKPVNYVNLPELEYKKLLVSVGLPEPFAALLADSDSGAAKGGLFDDSRQLSTLIGRPTTALEAVIAQGKKGA; encoded by the coding sequence ATGATCGTCGTCACTGGAGCCACCGGACAGTTAGGGCGCCTCGTCATCGCATCGCTTCTCAAAAAAGTACCAGCCTCCCGCATCGTCGCCGCGGTACGGAACCCCGACAAGGCCAAAGACCTTGCCAACCTCGGCGTCCAGGTTCGCCGGGCCGACTACGACCTGCCCGAGAGTTGGGAAAGCGCACTCGTCGACGCCGAGAAGGTGCTACTGATCTCTTCCAGCGAGGTTGGCAAGCGCATCGGCCAGCACCGCACCGTCATCGATGCGGCCAGAAGGGCCGGCGTGAAACTTCTCGCGTACACCAGCCTGCTGCGGGCCGATAGCTCCCCCCTCGGACTCGCCGCCGAGCACGTCGCCACCGAAACCATGATCCGCGACTCCGGTATCTCATTCGTCATGCTACGTAACGGCTGGTACACCGAGAACTACGCCGCCAGTATCGCTCCGGCGGTCGAGCATGGGACCTTCTACGGCTCCGCCGGCGACGGCCGGATCGCGTCGGCCGCCCGCGCCGACTACGCAGAGGCCGCCGTTGCCGTGCTCACCACTGAAGCGGAGGGGGGACGGGTCTACGAACTGGCCGGTGACACAGCCTACACACTCAACGAATTCGCCGCCGAGATTTCCCGCCAGTACGGCAAGCCGGTCAACTACGTCAACCTCCCCGAGCTCGAGTACAAGAAGCTGCTCGTTTCCGTTGGGCTTCCTGAGCCGTTCGCAGCTCTCCTGGCCGATTCCGACAGCGGCGCCGCAAAAGGGGGACTCTTCGACGATAGCCGTCAACTGAGCACCCTGATCGGCAGGCCGACCACCGCCCTGGAGGCGGTGATAGCCCAAGGCAAAAAAGGCGCGTGA
- a CDS encoding radical SAM protein, with protein MAEKKTEDILKDVKPIEISYSEKLKEDPAFVLALIEDPVKAFRAYGYNGDEKMMSINGGGEPFLRQDILTLLRYAAAKGILLSFSTNASLVTEEVASALYELRNSLFYIQMSLYGESRETYEGVTGSRNNMELALKGLANLVERGLDVAVLTVATAENVDRIPEYGGARVWNKGIQVGSRGVFREIG; from the coding sequence ATGGCAGAGAAAAAGACAGAAGATATCCTAAAAGATGTAAAACCGATTGAGATCTCTTACAGCGAGAAACTGAAGGAGGATCCGGCGTTCGTGTTGGCACTGATCGAAGACCCTGTGAAGGCGTTTCGCGCATATGGCTACAACGGTGACGAGAAGATGATGAGCATAAATGGGGGGGGGGAGCCCTTTCTGCGGCAGGATATCCTGACTTTGCTCAGGTACGCCGCCGCGAAAGGGATCCTTCTCTCCTTCTCCACCAACGCCTCTCTGGTCACCGAGGAGGTCGCCTCTGCTCTTTATGAGCTCAGGAATTCCCTGTTCTACATCCAGATGAGTCTTTACGGCGAGAGCAGGGAGACCTATGAGGGAGTCACCGGTTCCCGCAACAATATGGAACTGGCACTGAAAGGGCTGGCAAATCTGGTCGAAAGGGGACTGGATGTGGCTGTGCTGACGGTGGCGACTGCCGAGAATGTGGACAGGATTCCCGAGTATGGTGGCGCGCGAGTATGGAATAAAGGAATACAGGTTGGCTCCCGAGGTGTCTTTAGGGAGATCGGCTGA